A genomic segment from Lignipirellula cremea encodes:
- a CDS encoding DUF1003 domain-containing protein, which translates to MSKRPAARRRCEICQKEFAIVDVMPAAFVRQAVSDLILEQHPAWSQEAYICFNDLNRYRTLYVEDVLGRERGEVSKLESEVVRSLREQELLAENVAGIMENDRTFGQRLADQIASFGGSWPFLISFGVFLCCWIGLNVRLLFQPFDPFPFILLNLILSCLAAIQAPVIMMSQNRQESKDRIRAEHDYRINLKAELEIRHLHAKLDMLLTHQWQRLLEIQEIQMELMDEFTRHRPQK; encoded by the coding sequence ATGTCGAAACGCCCTGCCGCACGGCGCCGCTGCGAAATCTGCCAGAAAGAGTTTGCGATTGTCGATGTCATGCCGGCCGCGTTTGTGCGGCAGGCGGTCAGCGACCTGATCCTCGAGCAGCATCCAGCCTGGTCGCAGGAGGCGTATATCTGTTTCAACGATCTGAATCGTTACCGCACCCTTTATGTAGAAGACGTCCTTGGCCGCGAACGGGGCGAAGTGTCCAAGCTGGAAAGCGAAGTCGTCCGCAGTCTGCGCGAGCAAGAGCTGCTCGCCGAGAATGTCGCCGGCATTATGGAAAACGACCGGACGTTCGGCCAACGGCTGGCGGATCAGATCGCTTCGTTCGGCGGCAGCTGGCCGTTTTTGATCAGCTTTGGCGTGTTTCTTTGTTGCTGGATCGGTCTGAACGTGCGTTTGCTGTTTCAGCCGTTCGATCCGTTTCCTTTTATTCTGCTGAACCTGATTCTCTCCTGCCTGGCGGCGATCCAGGCGCCGGTGATTATGATGAGTCAGAACCGGCAAGAGTCGAAGGACCGCATTCGCGCCGAGCACGATTACCGCATCAACCTCAAGGCGGAGCTGGAAATTCGCCACCTGCACGCCAAGCTCGATATGCTGCTCACCCACCAGTGGCAACGGCTGCTGGAAATCCAGGAGATCCAGATGGAGCTGATGGACGAGTTCACCCGGCATCGCCCGCAGAAATAA
- a CDS encoding rhomboid family intramembrane serine protease — translation MKASFQILRQFPATWLLAAAMIVGAVISQSHYQELAETWLAALGFSPQHLIKGDAHRLFTSLFLTAGGARFYASLLMLVLIVGAAERRHPSLTVALVFLGVHLTTLLALSLLALAMDWRGSYYGELLAEARDVGPSAGYYGCLGLALHGLPQRYRSLVAGAACLMLVIRLLYAIAFLPEEGRQLNADVAHLIALALGLFVAAAWLRSRSPATEA, via the coding sequence ATGAAAGCGTCATTCCAGATCCTTCGCCAGTTTCCGGCGACGTGGCTGCTTGCCGCGGCGATGATCGTTGGCGCTGTCATCAGCCAGTCGCACTACCAGGAACTGGCCGAAACCTGGCTGGCCGCCTTGGGGTTCTCGCCCCAGCATTTGATAAAGGGGGACGCACACCGCCTGTTCACTTCCCTGTTTTTGACCGCAGGCGGCGCCAGGTTTTACGCGTCGTTGTTGATGCTGGTCCTGATCGTGGGAGCGGCCGAGCGTCGACATCCGAGTCTCACGGTCGCTCTGGTTTTCCTGGGAGTTCATTTGACGACGCTGCTCGCGCTTTCGCTGCTGGCGTTGGCCATGGACTGGCGGGGGTCGTACTATGGCGAACTGCTGGCCGAAGCACGCGACGTAGGCCCCTCGGCCGGGTACTACGGCTGTCTGGGGCTCGCTTTGCATGGATTGCCGCAACGGTATCGCTCCCTGGTGGCTGGCGCCGCGTGCCTGATGCTGGTCATCCGTTTGCTGTACGCAATCGCGTTCTTGCCGGAAGAAGGACGTCAGCTAAACGCCGACGTCGCGCACCTGATCGCCCTGGCGTTGGGCCTGTTTGTCGCTGCGGCCTGGCTGCGTTCCCGCTCGCCGGCAACCGAGGCTTGA
- a CDS encoding right-handed parallel beta-helix repeat-containing protein, producing the protein MFSLKQTFLLILLAITAQATCAAEPIANTADLVAAVRDAAEGTTIEIAAGVYELSAPLEPKAGVTLQGAGMEQTILTHVAGWKPSVQTLPDPEMTTKGMDTQAYLIRLQDKADGITVSHMTLRGPQLHGAIFGWKNADLHLHHLRIQDTLWTGVRTFSMKGAKIHDCEFIDAGGRWKRGGEPGVDGGITGGAIFAIWMADSEIAHNRFVRTQMDKANEFYGVKVRQGKRCRVHHNTIGVNFSLEFPFENDEDVEIDHNVCTGTISIPKHSGGPVPESGRTFHIHHNWMRDSYSIEFVRNGVEIDHNLFDFDLQKDHGNLISGFGKAPAKGPATFHNNLISNPGRGVIWINEPYNQLVIRNNHIITRTTATPRTEGLFGFHADCDFKTFVIRDNIIECQGEARPLLRRDESYGSVIRNNRLTNVSDIARYDNPPSEEPAGLEQPLKFTCGVHDEFTINGWQAQPSTSP; encoded by the coding sequence ATGTTCTCCCTGAAGCAAACCTTCCTTCTTATCCTGCTCGCCATCACGGCGCAAGCGACTTGCGCTGCGGAACCAATCGCAAACACGGCCGACCTGGTCGCTGCGGTGCGCGACGCGGCCGAGGGGACGACGATTGAGATCGCCGCTGGCGTCTACGAACTCTCGGCCCCGCTGGAGCCAAAGGCCGGCGTCACGCTCCAGGGCGCCGGCATGGAGCAGACGATCCTCACCCATGTCGCCGGCTGGAAGCCGTCGGTCCAGACGCTGCCGGACCCGGAGATGACGACCAAAGGGATGGATACCCAGGCGTACCTGATTCGTCTGCAGGACAAGGCCGACGGTATTACCGTTTCCCACATGACGCTCCGCGGGCCGCAGCTGCATGGGGCGATCTTCGGCTGGAAGAACGCCGACCTGCATCTGCACCACTTGCGCATCCAGGATACGCTCTGGACGGGCGTGCGCACCTTTTCCATGAAGGGGGCGAAGATCCACGACTGCGAATTCATCGATGCCGGCGGCCGCTGGAAGCGCGGCGGAGAACCGGGCGTCGACGGCGGTATCACGGGCGGCGCCATCTTCGCCATCTGGATGGCCGACAGCGAGATCGCCCATAACCGCTTCGTCCGCACCCAGATGGACAAGGCGAACGAGTTCTACGGCGTGAAAGTCCGGCAGGGGAAACGCTGCCGTGTGCACCATAATACCATCGGCGTGAACTTCTCCCTCGAGTTCCCCTTTGAAAACGACGAAGACGTGGAGATCGACCACAACGTTTGCACCGGCACGATCTCTATCCCCAAGCACTCCGGCGGACCGGTCCCGGAAAGCGGCCGCACCTTTCACATTCACCACAACTGGATGCGCGACAGCTACTCCATCGAGTTCGTCCGGAACGGCGTGGAGATCGACCATAACCTGTTTGACTTCGACCTGCAGAAAGACCACGGCAATCTCATCTCCGGCTTCGGCAAGGCTCCGGCGAAAGGACCGGCGACGTTCCACAATAACCTGATCAGCAATCCGGGCCGGGGGGTGATCTGGATCAACGAACCGTACAACCAATTGGTAATCCGCAACAACCACATCATCACCCGTACGACGGCCACGCCTCGCACGGAGGGTCTGTTCGGCTTTCATGCCGATTGCGATTTCAAAACGTTCGTCATTCGCGACAACATCATCGAATGCCAGGGCGAAGCCCGGCCGCTCCTTCGCCGGGACGAAAGCTACGGATCCGTGATCCGGAACAACCGCCTGACGAATGTTTCCGACATCGCCCGTTATGACAATCCGCCGTCCGAGGAACCCGCCGGCCTGGAACAGCCGCTGAAATTCACCTGCGGCGTTCACGACGAATTCACCATCAACGGCTGGCAGGCTCAGCCGTCGACAAGTCCCTGA
- a CDS encoding alpha/beta hydrolase family protein → MNPPRIPHALILAVAVAAMPSATTQAAGPGADAELQVSGIRVLHRDGQTFVTWKDVAAGEVGAGYRYSLYESEQPLTDDHLAELRPVIEGIVNNSGKHYGYQMFLARRLDPELPMATIEPGGKPLPQWTGLAVRTTQSNGARYYAVVAHDLEGNRQGRLLPGQSATTEPVAEKVAPLQPLKTGDSTERGRYAHVVQVTGTKNLPLTVSLHASSSRGGPGSDHGDYYLFWGRPEWGWRDGLPWQFTMEQRADSATRTPYLLLRSRETLADPDGDGTRETYWFGYYCTPQGADHTEPRAYNFTERRMLWLIDWTRQAYHADPERVYAEGGSMGAWGTAGFALRHPELFAAIYPNRPRTRQRGLPSLTPVARDAKILMEDGVTDYYDRMDMVKFVNEHPADLPFVGWCCGRHDGFATFGEQIALVRALTAGHHGFAFAWNNGDHSSGAAGMRQIHRWYPPEKFARNQSYPAFGNSSLDGDLGTGEAPAPAGSRTRNMLADDNGDLEGGVNLGFIWEEVVDTEKTWSMRLRNELATAPMTVDVTPRRCQKFKLRPGDTCQWTNSAGGTGMLTADAHGLVTIPGLMLPAGEATDVTLAK, encoded by the coding sequence ATGAATCCGCCACGCATCCCACACGCCCTGATCCTGGCTGTCGCCGTTGCCGCCATGCCATCGGCAACCACGCAGGCCGCGGGGCCGGGGGCGGATGCAGAGCTCCAGGTGTCGGGCATCCGGGTGCTACACCGCGACGGCCAGACGTTTGTCACCTGGAAAGATGTCGCCGCCGGTGAAGTGGGCGCCGGCTATCGCTACAGCCTGTACGAGAGCGAGCAGCCCCTCACCGATGATCATCTGGCGGAACTGCGGCCGGTTATCGAAGGCATCGTGAACAACTCGGGCAAGCACTACGGGTATCAAATGTTCCTCGCCCGACGACTGGATCCCGAACTGCCCATGGCGACGATCGAACCCGGCGGCAAGCCCTTGCCGCAGTGGACGGGTCTGGCCGTTCGCACGACCCAGAGCAACGGCGCCCGTTACTATGCAGTCGTCGCCCACGACCTGGAAGGGAATCGTCAGGGCCGTCTCCTGCCGGGCCAGTCCGCGACGACGGAACCGGTAGCCGAGAAAGTCGCGCCGCTGCAGCCGCTCAAAACGGGCGACTCGACCGAGCGCGGGCGATACGCCCATGTGGTGCAGGTCACCGGGACGAAGAACCTGCCGCTGACCGTCTCTCTGCATGCCAGCAGTTCACGGGGCGGGCCGGGCTCTGACCATGGCGATTACTATCTGTTCTGGGGCCGGCCCGAGTGGGGCTGGCGCGACGGCTTGCCCTGGCAGTTCACCATGGAGCAACGGGCCGACTCGGCCACCCGCACTCCGTACCTGCTGCTCCGCTCGCGCGAGACTCTCGCCGATCCCGATGGTGACGGAACCCGCGAAACCTACTGGTTTGGCTACTACTGCACGCCCCAGGGAGCCGACCACACGGAGCCCCGGGCCTACAACTTTACCGAGCGACGCATGCTCTGGCTGATCGATTGGACCAGGCAGGCGTACCATGCCGATCCCGAACGGGTCTACGCCGAAGGCGGTTCGATGGGCGCCTGGGGAACAGCCGGTTTCGCCCTGCGTCATCCGGAGCTGTTCGCCGCCATTTACCCCAACCGCCCACGCACGCGGCAGCGCGGTCTGCCTTCGCTGACGCCCGTCGCGCGGGACGCGAAGATCCTGATGGAGGACGGCGTCACCGATTATTACGACCGGATGGACATGGTGAAGTTCGTCAACGAACATCCGGCGGATCTGCCGTTTGTGGGCTGGTGCTGTGGGCGGCACGACGGCTTCGCCACCTTTGGCGAACAGATCGCCCTGGTCCGCGCTCTGACGGCAGGCCATCATGGATTTGCGTTCGCCTGGAACAACGGCGACCACTCCAGCGGGGCGGCCGGCATGCGCCAGATCCACCGCTGGTACCCGCCGGAAAAGTTCGCCCGCAACCAAAGCTATCCGGCCTTTGGCAACAGTTCCCTCGACGGCGACCTGGGCACAGGGGAAGCCCCCGCGCCGGCCGGCAGTCGCACTCGCAACATGCTGGCCGATGACAACGGCGACCTGGAAGGCGGCGTCAACCTGGGCTTCATCTGGGAGGAGGTGGTCGACACGGAAAAGACCTGGTCGATGCGCCTCCGCAATGAACTGGCGACCGCCCCGATGACCGTCGACGTCACGCCCCGTCGCTGCCAGAAGTTCAAGCTCCGCCCCGGCGACACCTGCCAGTGGACGAACTCCGCCGGCGGAACAGGAATGCTCACCGCAGACGCCCACGGCCTCGTCACCATCCCTGGCCTGATGCTCCCCGCCGGTGAAGCAACCGACGTAACCCTGGCAAAGTAA
- a CDS encoding very short patch repair endonuclease codes for MEAVATAPAVLKRQVFSMTDIMSSAKRSALMSRIRATDTTPERYIRVLLEAASLEFDQHARDLPGRPDFVFREQQTAVFIDGDFWHGWRFPLWRHRLSDKWREKISKNRERDVRNHRTLRRRGWTVVRIWEHQVEANPLGCIERIALALEWKSFDAAAVETAYAALPPLKRRNRLPKP; via the coding sequence ATGGAAGCGGTCGCAACGGCCCCGGCCGTTCTCAAGCGCCAGGTTTTTTCCATGACCGATATCATGTCGTCCGCCAAACGCAGCGCGCTCATGTCGCGCATTCGGGCGACAGACACTACGCCGGAGCGTTACATCAGGGTGCTGTTAGAGGCGGCGTCGCTGGAGTTTGACCAGCACGCGCGGGACCTGCCGGGTCGACCGGACTTTGTCTTTCGCGAGCAGCAGACGGCGGTTTTTATCGATGGCGATTTCTGGCACGGCTGGCGTTTTCCGTTGTGGCGGCATCGTCTTTCCGACAAGTGGCGGGAGAAGATCTCCAAGAACCGCGAGCGGGATGTGCGGAACCATCGCACGCTACGTCGTCGTGGCTGGACGGTCGTTCGGATCTGGGAGCATCAGGTCGAAGCGAACCCGCTGGGATGTATCGAGCGCATCGCCCTGGCGCTGGAATGGAAATCGTTTGACGCCGCCGCCGTGGAAACGGCGTATGCCGCCTTGCCTCCTTTGAAACGCAGAAACCGACTGCCCAAGCCGTAA
- a CDS encoding DNA cytosine methyltransferase: MDVRKVVRAKLRRLKEFQPPRVLDLFAGCGGLSLGFQRAGFDLVAALESDELAIRSHARNFYPEAGPLQEAHARPQDITAIDPAELLASLQVRGKPENAVDVIIGGPPCQAFARVGRAKLREIDEHPDAFLRDPRSNLYLRYLQYVRELAPVALLMENVPDVMNFGGHNVAEEVCDVLDSMGYTCAYTLLNASYYGVPQMRERMFLIAYRKELAVEVKFPRPSHWMQLPPGYHGSRNVALRVLVENGYGSSPSLSDNDSEYKHYYQEPPAPPADAAPAVTTADAIGDLPPLMARELHQQGILRRGARRFTEFMPYRSDREPTPFAQEMRAWPGFTSQGGVYDHVIRSLPRDYAIFAQMQPGDQYPQAHALAIELCEKERRKRRIRIDSPEHVALQAALIPPYDPGKFPNKWRKLESYLPSRTLLAHLGKDSYSHIHYDSDQARTISVREAARLQSFPDGFQFAGTMNPAFRQIGNAVPPLLAFALANQIQATLRKSQPRRTGKSSRSAPA, encoded by the coding sequence ATGGATGTACGCAAAGTCGTCCGCGCGAAACTTCGCCGGCTGAAAGAATTCCAGCCGCCGCGGGTGCTGGATCTGTTTGCCGGATGCGGTGGGCTGTCGCTCGGTTTTCAACGGGCCGGATTCGACCTGGTCGCCGCCCTGGAAAGCGACGAGCTGGCCATTCGTTCGCACGCCCGGAACTTTTACCCGGAAGCCGGACCGCTGCAGGAGGCTCATGCCCGGCCCCAGGATATCACGGCGATTGATCCGGCGGAGCTGTTGGCCTCGCTGCAGGTTCGCGGCAAGCCGGAGAACGCGGTCGATGTGATCATTGGCGGTCCGCCCTGCCAGGCCTTTGCACGCGTCGGCCGGGCGAAGCTGCGGGAGATTGACGAACACCCTGACGCTTTTTTGCGAGATCCTCGCAGTAACTTGTATCTGCGTTATCTGCAGTATGTGCGGGAACTGGCGCCGGTCGCCCTGCTGATGGAGAACGTCCCCGATGTGATGAACTTTGGCGGCCATAATGTGGCGGAAGAAGTTTGCGACGTACTGGATAGTATGGGGTATACATGCGCGTATACGTTACTCAATGCTTCTTACTATGGCGTGCCGCAAATGCGGGAGCGGATGTTCCTGATCGCTTATCGCAAAGAACTGGCGGTGGAGGTGAAGTTTCCCCGGCCGTCCCACTGGATGCAGTTGCCGCCTGGCTATCATGGTTCGCGAAATGTTGCGCTGCGCGTGCTGGTAGAAAATGGATATGGATCATCTCCCTCTCTGTCTGATAACGATTCCGAATACAAGCATTATTACCAGGAGCCGCCGGCGCCTCCGGCCGATGCGGCCCCGGCCGTCACGACTGCTGACGCGATTGGCGACCTGCCGCCGCTGATGGCCCGCGAGCTGCATCAACAAGGCATTCTGCGACGCGGGGCCCGTCGCTTTACGGAGTTCATGCCGTATCGAAGCGACCGGGAGCCGACCCCTTTCGCCCAGGAGATGCGCGCCTGGCCCGGTTTCACCAGTCAGGGCGGCGTGTACGATCATGTCATCCGCAGTCTGCCGCGCGACTATGCGATCTTCGCGCAGATGCAGCCTGGCGACCAGTATCCCCAGGCGCACGCCCTGGCGATCGAACTCTGCGAGAAGGAGCGTCGCAAGAGGCGGATCCGGATCGATTCGCCGGAACATGTCGCCCTGCAGGCCGCGCTGATTCCGCCTTATGATCCGGGCAAGTTTCCCAACAAATGGCGGAAGCTGGAGTCCTATCTGCCGTCGCGTACGTTGCTGGCGCACCTGGGGAAGGATTCCTACTCGCACATCCATTACGACAGCGACCAGGCGCGCACGATCTCGGTCCGCGAGGCGGCCCGCCTGCAGTCCTTCCCCGACGGCTTTCAGTTTGCCGGCACGATGAACCCGGCCTTCCGCCAGATCGGCAACGCCGTGCCCCCCCTGCTCGCCTTCGCCCTGGCAAACCAGATCCAGGCAACCCTCCGCAAGTCCCAGCCCCGTCGCACGGGCAAATCCTCGCGATCCGCGCCTGCCTGA
- a CDS encoding ABC transporter permease, whose translation MFAQTTDDAAELSPPEPADANRPPAPDDLRYYQAQPGWRPIDLRELWRRRELIWILAARDLKVRYRQTAVGVAWALLQPLAMMTIFSLFFWLLGREPVEAGVPYAAALLCGLLPWQLLANTLTSATQSLVAHQNLVTKVYFPRAILPLSATIGGLVDFGVGFLLLAAALIWFGVVPSWPILLAPVFVLLTLLVSLALGLWLSAMNALYRDIGYVVPFLLQVGMFASPVVYQTSALIPEPWRVVFALNPMVGVLDGFRWSMLGHDPPALAPLLVSCVMLLLLLVGGMFYFRRVERFLADRI comes from the coding sequence TTGTTCGCTCAAACCACCGACGACGCAGCCGAGCTGTCCCCGCCGGAACCTGCAGACGCAAACCGGCCCCCCGCGCCCGACGATTTGCGGTATTACCAGGCCCAGCCCGGGTGGCGACCGATCGACCTGCGCGAATTGTGGCGGCGACGCGAACTGATCTGGATACTGGCCGCCCGCGATCTGAAAGTACGCTATCGCCAGACGGCCGTCGGCGTCGCCTGGGCGCTGCTGCAGCCGCTGGCGATGATGACGATTTTTTCGCTCTTCTTCTGGCTGCTGGGTCGCGAACCGGTGGAAGCCGGCGTGCCCTATGCGGCCGCTTTGCTGTGCGGTTTGCTGCCGTGGCAGTTGCTGGCGAATACGCTGACGAGCGCCACCCAGAGCCTGGTCGCCCATCAGAACCTGGTGACAAAGGTTTACTTTCCGCGGGCCATTTTGCCGTTGTCGGCGACGATTGGCGGGCTGGTCGATTTTGGCGTGGGGTTCCTGCTGCTGGCGGCCGCTTTGATCTGGTTTGGCGTGGTTCCCTCCTGGCCGATATTGCTGGCTCCTGTATTTGTGCTGCTCACGCTGCTGGTCTCGCTGGCGCTGGGTTTATGGCTGTCGGCGATGAATGCTTTGTACCGCGATATTGGCTATGTGGTGCCGTTCCTGCTGCAGGTGGGCATGTTCGCCAGCCCGGTCGTGTATCAGACCAGCGCACTGATTCCGGAACCGTGGCGCGTGGTGTTCGCCTTGAATCCGATGGTCGGCGTGCTGGATGGTTTTCGCTGGTCGATGCTGGGGCATGATCCGCCGGCGCTGGCGCCGTTGCTGGTATCCTGCGTCATGCTGTTGCTGCTGCTGGTTGGGGGGATGTTCTACTTTCGCCGGGTTGAACGCTTTCTGGCCGATCGGATCTAG
- a CDS encoding ABC transporter ATP-binding protein: protein MSPIAIRVENLGKRYRRGVDAPYYRASEILQALPRAALSTVAGLFRGKANGSAPADAASEFWALRDVSFELRQGEVLGVIGRNGAGKSTLLKILSRITEPTTGRFGVRGVVASLLEVGTGFHPELTGRENIYLSGTILGMRRAEIARRFDEIVDFAEIEGFLDTPVKRYSSGMYVRLGFAIAAHLQPDVLIVDEVLAVGDAAFQKKCLGKMGAVAGDGRTVLFVSHNMTAVQSICDQAVLLEQGKVAAGGDTRDAVATYLSDTQVACPHRQWEPEEAPVGDGVRLRSLRIQPHEEGKTLADSAIDVTIEFEALRDLEDVNIAFQLSTTEDVCVFSTCSPVRSLRAGWQRYCMSIPDGFLNEGSYSILLVFVTKSTRHLLLEKSLLVFEVPRPRSTSAWYGRRPGLVRLETDWTTEGAEEHLHQSPGEPQ from the coding sequence ATGAGTCCCATTGCGATCCGGGTCGAGAACCTCGGCAAGCGCTACCGCCGCGGCGTGGATGCTCCGTATTATCGGGCGTCGGAGATCCTGCAGGCGTTGCCTCGCGCCGCCTTGTCGACCGTGGCGGGTCTGTTCCGCGGCAAAGCGAACGGCTCTGCTCCGGCAGATGCAGCGAGCGAATTCTGGGCCCTGCGGGATGTCTCCTTTGAACTGCGCCAGGGCGAGGTGCTGGGGGTGATCGGCCGCAATGGGGCCGGCAAGAGTACGCTGCTGAAGATCCTGTCGCGCATTACGGAACCGACGACGGGCCGCTTTGGCGTTCGCGGCGTGGTCGCCAGCCTGCTGGAAGTCGGCACGGGCTTTCATCCCGAGTTGACCGGTCGGGAGAACATCTATCTCAGCGGGACGATCCTGGGGATGCGCCGCGCCGAGATCGCCCGGCGGTTCGACGAGATTGTCGACTTCGCCGAGATCGAAGGCTTTCTCGATACGCCGGTCAAGCGTTACAGCAGCGGCATGTACGTGCGGCTGGGTTTCGCCATTGCTGCGCACCTGCAGCCGGACGTGCTGATCGTCGACGAAGTGCTGGCGGTTGGCGATGCGGCCTTTCAGAAGAAATGCCTGGGGAAAATGGGCGCGGTCGCCGGCGACGGCAGAACGGTCCTGTTTGTCAGCCACAACATGACGGCGGTCCAGAGCATCTGCGACCAGGCGGTGCTGCTGGAGCAGGGAAAAGTCGCCGCAGGGGGCGATACCCGGGACGCCGTGGCGACGTACCTGTCGGACACCCAGGTCGCCTGTCCCCACCGGCAATGGGAGCCCGAAGAAGCTCCCGTCGGCGATGGCGTGCGCTTGCGTTCGCTGCGTATCCAGCCGCACGAAGAGGGGAAAACCCTGGCGGATTCGGCGATTGATGTCACGATTGAATTCGAGGCGCTACGCGACCTGGAAGATGTAAATATTGCTTTTCAGTTGTCGACAACAGAAGATGTGTGCGTCTTTTCAACCTGCAGTCCGGTGCGTTCGCTGCGGGCAGGCTGGCAGCGTTATTGCATGTCCATTCCGGATGGCTTTCTGAACGAAGGCTCCTACAGCATTCTCCTGGTGTTTGTCACCAAAAGCACGCGCCATCTGCTGCTGGAAAAGTCGCTTCTGGTGTTTGAAGTGCCGCGTCCACGCAGTACGTCGGCCTGGTACGGTCGCCGCCCGGGGCTGGTTCGCCTGGAGACGGACTGGACGACTGAAGGGGCGGAAGAGCACCTCCATCAAAGCCCGGGGGAACCCCAGTAA
- a CDS encoding glycosyltransferase family A protein → MQPAAARIPCVVIVFFDEDTVRQALDALVRLSHRLEIHVVENWSPQTATAIRPYVESLLREGKIHAYYLFEENISNNALLTVLEHGHVPLDRDYILITDGDLVPDSDDWLEEELAVLQAHPEVFACGIRLDLANMPLKTFPDMQFSWSPVDRGDYLEALTGGHHLLLRGPDFQAFMNYRRRKNLRFVDSVMHQYAARQRRRWAATRDSSAVHLTWDMYADLEHPYTKLKVATYQNGACWDHSMVCPYERATAAGIEQHAAAVGLFRQGWLDTLKQSLGFSGTSGSK, encoded by the coding sequence ATGCAACCTGCCGCCGCGCGGATTCCGTGTGTTGTGATTGTGTTTTTTGACGAGGATACCGTACGGCAGGCCCTCGATGCGTTAGTCCGTTTGTCCCACCGCCTGGAGATTCATGTGGTGGAGAACTGGAGTCCGCAGACCGCGACGGCCATTCGTCCTTATGTGGAATCGCTGCTGCGCGAGGGTAAGATCCACGCTTATTATCTGTTCGAAGAGAATATCTCCAATAACGCGTTGCTGACGGTGCTGGAACATGGGCACGTACCGCTGGACCGGGACTACATTCTGATCACCGATGGAGATCTTGTGCCGGATAGCGATGACTGGCTGGAAGAAGAACTGGCCGTGCTGCAGGCGCACCCGGAAGTGTTTGCTTGCGGAATCCGGCTGGACCTGGCGAATATGCCGCTGAAGACGTTTCCGGATATGCAGTTTTCGTGGTCGCCGGTGGATCGCGGCGACTATCTGGAAGCGCTGACGGGCGGGCATCATTTGTTATTGCGCGGGCCGGATTTTCAGGCGTTTATGAATTATCGCAGACGGAAGAATCTGCGGTTTGTGGATTCGGTCATGCACCAGTACGCCGCCAGGCAGCGGCGGCGCTGGGCGGCGACCCGGGACAGTTCAGCCGTGCATTTGACCTGGGACATGTATGCCGACCTGGAACATCCTTATACAAAGTTGAAAGTGGCGACCTATCAAAATGGCGCCTGCTGGGATCATAGTATGGTCTGCCCCTATGAGCGGGCGACGGCCGCAGGGATTGAGCAACATGCCGCTGCGGTCGGCCTGTTTCGCCAGGGCTGGCTGGATACGTTAAAGCAGTCTCTGGGATTTTCGGGAACGTCAGGTTCAAAATGA
- a CDS encoding class I SAM-dependent methyltransferase — MIVFSGSVLTRTGSLLSAAGRRLVRTGQRGKARRQLKGLPRPLKLHVGCGQVRFDGWVNVDVGASPAVDVIADLTEAVPLENESCALIYNEHFLEHMTVDRGVAFLKECHRLLQTGGVLRVAMPSLTETVRQYYDDEWRDQAWIRTYSCEWIQTRAELLNIAFRNWGHEWLYDEEELERRLREAGFDQTMAATWGESEHAELRDRETRPESRLVFEAVKS, encoded by the coding sequence ATGATCGTATTTTCAGGGTCGGTGCTGACACGAACAGGCTCCTTGCTGAGTGCGGCGGGTCGTCGCCTGGTGCGTACGGGCCAGCGCGGCAAGGCGCGGCGTCAGTTGAAAGGTTTGCCTCGCCCCCTGAAGCTGCATGTGGGCTGCGGGCAGGTCCGCTTCGACGGCTGGGTGAATGTCGATGTCGGCGCCTCTCCTGCCGTTGATGTGATCGCGGATTTGACGGAGGCCGTTCCGCTGGAAAACGAGTCTTGCGCCCTGATCTATAACGAACATTTTCTGGAACACATGACGGTGGATCGCGGCGTCGCCTTTTTGAAAGAATGTCATCGCCTGCTGCAGACCGGCGGCGTGCTGCGTGTCGCCATGCCGAGTCTGACAGAGACCGTACGACAGTATTACGACGACGAATGGCGCGACCAGGCCTGGATCCGAACTTACAGCTGTGAATGGATCCAGACCCGTGCAGAACTGCTGAATATCGCGTTCCGTAACTGGGGTCATGAATGGCTGTACGACGAAGAAGAACTGGAACGACGCCTGCGCGAGGCGGGCTTTGACCAGACCATGGCGGCAACCTGGGGAGAGAGCGAACACGCAGAGCTTCGCGATCGTGAAACGCGGCCCGAATCCCGACTGGTTTTTGAAGCGGTAAAAAGCTGA